Proteins encoded by one window of Juglans regia cultivar Chandler chromosome 15, Walnut 2.0, whole genome shotgun sequence:
- the LOC108985373 gene encoding uncharacterized protein LOC108985373: protein MASSQASSCVVNDIEMESPSCWCGLKAPLKISHTHKNPGRKFYACPTYGTGETRCQFFIWVDILQSVISEKYLTGENEIRKREDALLLREYEAQKKEDKLLEREKTLQKQDDDLHKMIVENRVVRILLCLYWIVSVVIVFGWF from the exons ATGGCATCGAGTCAAGCGTCATCATGTGTAGTTAATGATATTGAAATGGAATCACCGAGttgttggtgtggtttgaaaGCGCCATTAAAGATCTCCCACACCCACAAAAATCCTGGAAGGAAATTTTATGCTTGTCCGACTTATGGAACG GGAGAAACAAGATGCCAATTCTTCATTTGGGTAGATATACTTCAATCAGTAATATCTGAGAAGTACCTGACAGGAGAGAATGAAATTCGGAAGAGGGAGGATGCTTTGTTGTTGCGTGAGTATGAAGCTCAAAAAAAAGAGGACAAactattagagagagagaaaacgcTGCAGAAGCAAGATGACGACCTTCATAAAATGATAGTAGAGAATAGGGTTGTACGTATTTTGTTGTGTCTCTATTGGATTGTATCAGTTGTAATTGTTTTTGGTTGGTTCTGA